CCAAGAAAACCACGAGCGCGAAGAAGGACCAGCCGTACTTCGATCCGGTCGCATACGGCAACGGCCCGGACGACGCCGTCGCTGCGACCGAAGCCGACGAGAACGCGGCCATCACGCATCACAGCGTGACCGTCGGCGGCGCGAAGATCGCGTACACGGCGACCGTCGGCCATTTGGTGACGGTCGATCCGAGCAGCTCGAAGCCGGACGCGAAGATGTTCTATGTCGCGTTCACGAAGGACGGCGCCAAGGAGGAAACGCGGCCGCTCACGTTCTTCTATAACGGCGGGCCGGGATCGTCGTCGGTGTTCGTGTTGCTCGGCTCGTTCGCGCCGCGCCGCATCAAGACCGCGATGCCGAGCTTCACGCCGCCCGCGCCGTATCAGATGGAGGACAACCCGGACAGTCTTATCGACCGGAGCGACCTGATTTTCATCAATCCGGTGGGCACGGGCTATTCGGCCGCCATTGCGCCGAACAAGAACCGCGATTTCTGGGGCGTGGATCAGGACGCGGGCTCGATCGCGCAATTCATCAAGCGCTATCTGACGAAGAATAATCGCTGGAATTCGCCCAAGTTTCTGTTCGGCGAATCGTACGGCACGGCGCGCAGTTGCGTGCTTGCCTACAAGCTGCACGAAGACGGCATCGACCTGAACGGCATCACGCTGCAATCGTCGATACTGGACTATGCGCAGGCGGGCAATCCGGTCGGCGCGCTGCCCACGGCCGCCGCCGATGCGTGGTACCACAAGAAGCTCGGCGTGCATCCGACGCCGACCAATCTGGTCAATTTCGCGGAGGAAGTCGCGGAGTTCGCGCGCACGGATTATCTGAACGCGCTGCGCAAGTTTCCGCAGACCGACGACGAAGTGGTCGAGAAGCTGTCCGAATACACCGGCATCGGCAAGGCGACGCTGCTCGCGTGGAGTCTCGATATCGCGGCCTACGACAGCCGCGGCAATTCGCTTTTTCTGACCACGCTATTGAAGTCGAAGGGCGAATCGCTCGGCGCTTACGACGGGCGCGTGACGGCGATATCGTCCGGCATCGCGGGGAAGATCGACCCGAACTCGGGCAGCAACGACCCGACGATGACCGCCGTGAGCGGCGTCTACACGACGATGTGGAACAGCTATCTGAACGAGCAGCTCAAGTTCACGTCCACTTCTTCGTTCACCGATCTCAACGATCAGGCGTTCCTCAACTGGGACTTCAAACATACGGACCCGACGGGCGCGCAGAAGGGCATCGACTCGAAGGGCAACATCATTCTCTACACGGCGGGCGACCTCGCCGCGGTGATGGCGCTGAATGTCGATCTGCGGGTGCTGTCGGCGAACGGCATGTATGACTTCGTGACGCCGTTTTATCAGACCATCATCGATCTTCAGCAGATGCCGCTGATCAACAGCACGGTGCGGCAGAATCTGTCGGCGACGTTCTATCCGTCGGGACATATGGTCTATCTCGACGGCGGCTCGCGCACGCAGCTCAAGGCCGATCTTGCGAAGATGTACGACGCAGCAACGGCGAATCATGCCGCGATGAGCCGGATCATCACGTTGCAGAAGGTGACGGCGGAAAAGACGGACGCGGCGTTGTCGCCTGCCGGCGGCGGCTGAGCGCCGTTCTGCGTTTGGATTCCTGCGCTTCCGTTTCTGGAAGCGCAGGCTTTCGGGAACGCCGATTGCGGACAAAGGGGCAAAGATCACCCCACCCGGAGTCCCGCACATGGCAACAAAGAATCAACCCGCGAAGCAACCGGCGAAGCAACCCGCTAGCGCCGCCGCGCGCACGCCTTCGCAGAGCAATAGCAATCCCAAAGTCAATTCGCTCGAATCCTTCCGCAGCGACGCCACCAATCAGGCACTGACGACCAATCAGGGCGTCAAGATCGCCGATAACCAGAATACCCTGCGTGCCGGCGAGCGCGGACCGTCGCTGCTCGAAGACTTCATCATGCGTGAAAAAATCACGCACTTCGATCACGAGCGCATTCCCGAACGTATCGTCCATGCGCGCGGATCGGCGGCGCACGGCGTCTTCAAGGTCTACGAATCGCAGGCAGGACTGACCAAGGCGGGGTTCCTGCAAGATCCGTCGAAGGAAACGCCCGTCTATGTGCGTTTCTCGACGGTGCAGGGCTCGCGCGGTTCGGCCGATACCGTGCGCGACGTGCGCGGCTTCGCCGTCAAGTTCTATACGGAAGAAGGCAACTTCGATCTCGTCGGCAACAACATGCCGGTGTTCTTCATTCAGGACGCAATCAAGTTCCCCGATTTCGTCCACGCCGTGAAGCCCGAACCGCACAACGAAATGCCGCAAGGCGGCTCCGCGCACGACACCTTCTGGGACTTCGTCTCGCTCGTGCCCGAGTCCGCGCACATGGTGCTCTGGACCATGTCCGACCGCGCGATTCCGAAGAGCCTGCGTACGATGGAAGGCTTCGGCATTCATACGTTCCGCTTCATCGACGCACAGGGCCAGGGGCGCTTCGTGAAGTTCCACTGGCGTCCGACGATCGGCTCGGCGTCGCTGCTGTGGGACGAAGCGCAGAAGCTCGCGGGCAAGGACGCGGATTTCCATCGGCGTGATCTGTGGGAAGCGATCGACAACGGCGACTATCCGGAATGGGAGCTCGGTGTGCAGATCGTCGAGGAAGCGGACGAGCACAACTTCGACTTCGATCTGCTCGATCCGACCAAGATCATTCCCGAAGAACTCGTGCCGCTGAAGATGATCGGCAAGCTGACGCTCAATCGCAATCCCGACAACTTCTTTGCTGAGACCGAGCAGGTCGCGTTTTGTCCGGGACATATCGTGCCGGGCATCGACTTCACGAACGATCCGCTTCTGCAAGGCCGCCTTTTTTCCTACACCGATACGCAGATCAGCCGTCTGGGCGGGCCGAATTTCCACGAAATTCCGATCAACCGTCCGCTCGCGCCGCTGCACAACGGCCAGCGCGACGCGATGCATCGTCAGACGATCAACAAGGGGCAGGCGTCCTACGAACCGAATTCCATTGACGGCGGCTGGCCGAAGGAAACCGCGCCTGCCGCGGCGGGCGGCGGCTTCGAAAGTTATACGGAGCGCGTGGAAGGCTCGAAAATCCGCGTGCGCAGCCCGTCGTTCAAGGATCATTATTCGCAGGCGACGCTGTTCTGGAACAGCATGACCGAGCCGGAGCAGGATCATATTGTCGGCGCGTACTCGTTCGAATTGAGCAAAGTCGAGCGAAAGCCGATTCGTGAGCGCCAGCTCGGCATTCTCGCGAATATCGATGAAACGCTCGCGACGCGCGTCGCCGAGAATCTCGGCCTGTCGGCACCGAAAAAGAGCGCGGATGCCGACGAACTCGGCAAATCGTCGGTGACGGAATCGCCGGCGCTGTCGCTTGTGGCGAAGGCGGTGCCGTCGGTCAAGACGCGCAAGGTCGCGATTCTGGCCGCGCCGGGCGCGGACGCCGCGAGCATCCAGGCTATCAAGGACGCGCTTGCGGCAGAGGGCGCGCATGCCAAGGTCATCGCGCCGACGCTCGGTTCGCCGGCCGAAGGCGTCGAGGCCGATGCCACCATTCTCGCGATGCCGTCGATCATGTTCGACGGCGTGATCGTCGCGGGCGGCCAGCAGAGCGCGAAGACGCTGTCCGAATCGGGCGACGCGCGTCACTTCGTGCTCGAAGCGTTCAAGCATCTGAAGGCGCTCGGCGCAATCGGCGACGGTGAAGACTTGCTCGCCGCCGCGCATTTGCCCACGGGCGACGAAGGCGTCTCGGTCGGCAGCGACGCCGCTCAGGTGATGAAGAGCTTCATCGAAGCGATGAGCCAGCATCGCGTGTGGTCGCGCGCGAAAAAGGCGGAATCGGTGCCGGCCTGAAGCGCAGACTGTTTTGCCGCACGCAACGAAGCGCGCCTTCACTCATCATGCCGGTGATAGGCGCGCCCGGACGTTTTTGAGACACTAGCCGCACCGCTCACTTCGAGGGTGCGGCATGTTCGACTGGTCGAGGCATCGTGGCGTTCTCCGGTGTGTGTTCGTGCTGCTGGCTTGCGTGCTGTGCGCGCAGGCGGCGGGCGCGAAGCAGCGCATCGTCGTGGGCATGGCGGCGAACCTCACGCCGCCGCTCGACATGGCATACAGCCAGGCGGCTCCGCGCGGCATCTCGGTCGATATCGCGAACACGCTGGCTGACAAACTCGACGCCGAAATCCAATGGCGTCTTTACCCGGATCGCGCGGCGCTGACGGCGGCGCTCCGGCGCGGCGACATCGACATGGCCACGAGCGCGACCGGCGCGGACACCGGCGAGGCGCTGGCTTACAGCCGTCCGTATATGCCGATCAAACAGGTTTTCATCGAGCCGATTGCGAAACGTTCGCCGACGCATCGGCTCGCCTACGTCGATGCGCAGACATCGCCCGCGCGCCTGCGGACCGCGTATCCGTCGATGCAGCCCGCCGCGTTTTCCGATCTGAGCGGCGCGTTGCTGGCCGTCTCTCTCGGCGACGCCGATGCCTTCGTCGGCGACATGACCGCCGCCGGCTACGCGATCACCCAATACACGCTGCCGAACCTGACGATCACCGGCTTCGCGTCCTTCGACGAAGATGGCTACAGCTTCGCGTTCGCGCCGGATCGCGCGGACAAGAGCGCGCTGCGACAGCGCATCGACGATGCGCTCGCCGCGTTGCCGCCTTCGTTCGCCCTGGTCGAGCATGCGCGCTGGAACCCGGCCGCCTCGCCGGTCACGCTGAAAACCTCGATGCAACTGACCGCCGACGAAACCGCGTGGGTGCGCGCGCATCCCGTCGTGCACTATTCGATGCTCGCGCAGGCCGCGCCGGTCACGTTCCGCGATTCGCGCGGCCAGCCTGCGGGCGCCGCGGTCGATTTGCTCGACGCCATCGCGCGCGTGACCGGTCTGCGCTTCGAGGCGCGCGTGCGCGATTCGTCCGGACAGTTGATCGCCGATCTCCGCAGCGGCGCGTCGGAGATGCTGCCGTACAGCGCGGGCGACACATCGCCGGTTGCCGGCGCCGTGCCGACCGTGCCGACGGGCGAAGCCATTTTTGCGATCGTCACCGCAGCCGGGCAGCCGCCGCTGCGCAACGCCGCCGCGCTGGACGGCAAGCGCGTCGCGCTGTCCGTGGACACGATGCTGCGCGACCTCATTCGCCGGTACGCGCCGGGCGTGCGTTTCGTCGATACGCCCCCGCTCGACGGACAGTTCCGCGCCGTCGCGAAAGGCGAGGCCGACGCCACCGTCGCCGATCTGTCGTTCGCGAACTACGCGGTCGGCAATCCCTATCGCGACGTGCTCGCGATGACCGGCGTGCTGTCGACGCGGCCGCTTCCGCAAGGCTTGCTCGTCGCGACGAACCAGCCGGTGCTGGCGGGCATCGTGAATCGCGCGATCGCGTATCTGCCGCCGCCGGAGCTGGCAACGATCCGCTCGCGCTGGAAGCTCTCCGAACACCCCGAAGTGCTGTGGGAGCGCCGCCGTCCGCAGGTTGCGCTCGGCGCGTTGCTCGGCGGCCTGCTCGTGCTCGTGCTGGCGGGCTGGGCGCTGACTTTGCGCGTGCAGATCGCGCGCCGGATCGCCGCGGAAAAGGCGATGCGCGTGGCGAAGGAAGAGGCCGAGACCGCGAACCGCGCGAAATCGACCTTCCTCGCGACGATGAGCCACGAAATCCGCACGCCGATGAACGCGGTGCTCGGGCTGCTCGAAATGGAACTGCGCGCGCCGGGCGAACGCGCGGCGACGGAGCGCGCGCTGTCGACGGCGCATCGGGCGGCGCGCGATCTGCTCGAAATGATCGACGATCTTCTGGATGTGGCGAAGATCGAGGCCGAGCGGCTCGTGCTCGCGCCGGCGCCTTTGGAAATCGACGCATGGATCGCGGGCGTGGCCGCGATCTACGAGCCCGCCGCGCGCGCGAAGCGTCTCGCGCTGATCGTGAAGCGGCAAGGCGAAAGCGATCCGGCCTGGATCCTCGCCGATGGCCAGCGTCTGCGGCAAGTTCTCGGCAATTTGTTGTCGAACGCGATCAAATTCACCGATGCCGGCGCGGTGACGCTCGAATATGGCGTCGCGGCGGCGCACGAGGGCCGGCGCACGCTGACGTTCGCGGTATCGGACACGGGAATCGGTATCGCGCCGGAGCCGCAGGCCGCGCTTTTCACGCCGTTCGTGCAGGCCCACGACGGCCGCGCGCGCAGCTTCGGCGGCACTGGACTCGGGCTGACAATTAGCAAGCGCCTCGTCACGATGATGGGCGGCACCGTCACGCTGTCGAGCGAGCCGGGACGCGGCACGCGCTTTACCGTGCGCATCGATTTTCCGGAAGCGGAGGCGGTCGCGCCGCCGGTCGAAGCGCCGCGGGCCGCGCCGGAATCGCTGGCGGGCTTGCGCGTGCTCGTCGTCGACGACCATCCGGCGAACCGCATCGTGCTCGACGGGCAAATTCGGCACCTGGGCGGCGAGGTGCATCTCGCCGTCGATGGCAAAAGTGCGCTGGCGGTCTGGCGCGCCGGGCCGCACGCTTTCGACGTGATTCTCACCGACTGTTCGATGCCGGAAATGAGCGGCGAGGAACTGACGCGCGCGATCCGCGACGACGAAGCGCACGGGACATCGGCGTCGAGCCCCGTGCCGATCATCGGCCTGACGGCGAACGCGCAGCCCGTAGCAGCAATGCGCGCGATCGCCTCGGGCATGACGACGTGTCTCGTCAAGCCGCTCGGTCTCGATGCGTTGCGCGAGGCGCTCGTCGCGGCGACGGAGGGGCGGCGCGTGCCGCCGGTGTCGCCGGAGCACGTTCAGCCCGTCGCGTCCGCTGCGCCCGCTGCGCCCGTCGCGCCCGCTGCGCCCGTCACGCCCGTCGCGCCCGTCGCGCCCGCTGCCCCCGCCGATCCCGCTCCCAGCGCCGACACGTTCGATCGCGCATTGCTGTCCAATTTCGGCGATCGGGCGGGCGCGCTCGTCGATACGCTGAAAACCGCGAATGCGCAGGATTCCGCTGCCGCGCGCGCGGCCTTCGACGACTGCGACTGGGCGCTCCTGCGCGACAAGGCGCACCGGATGGCGGGCGGCGCGGCCGTGATCGGCGCGGTGCCGTTCACGCGTGCATGCCGCGCGTTGCAGGACGACTGCGATCGCGCGCTCGACGAAGACCGCAACGGCGAGGACGATCCGCGCATCGCGGCATCGTTCGCGGCCTTCGCCGCGGCGTCCGCGACGCTCGACGCGGCGCTGGACACCGCGCTAGCGCCGCGCGCCGCGTAAATCTCCGTTGCGCTTTGGCCGCGTCCATATGACGCCACGCAACAATCGCGCACAACAGTTCACCTGCTGCAAGTCTTTCGTGTGTTTTAATTGACCCTTCGATTATCTCAATAACATGCGGCGACGTTTCGCCGCGCGATGGGTTGCGCGAGAGGCATGATTCGAAGGGATACCGGGACCATCGGAAAACGAAAGGCACGCGCCGCGCTGGCATTTTGCTGCGCGCTGCTCGCGTTCATGCCGGGCGCGTCGCAGGCCCAGCGCGCCGAATGGCTCGATGCGCGCGTCACGCAGACGACCATCGTCGATACGATCTGCGTGCCGGGCTACGTCGACCGCGTGCTGCCGTCCTTCGAAATCCAGATGCGCCAGAAAGAGCGGCTCCTGAAGCAGCGCAGCATCGACGCTTCCTTCGCGTCGGAATATGCACTCGATCACCGCATGCCGGTGCTGCTCGGCGGCTCGCCGAACTCGCCCGCGAATCTGGATCTGCGCCGCTGGGAAGGGCGCGCGGGTCAGCGTCGCAAGGAACGGCTCGCGGTTTATCTGAAACGCTGCGTGTGCACCGGCGACATCACGCTGAAAGACGCGCAATCGGCGATGGCCGGCGACTGGGCCAATCGCTATCCGAACTTGTCCAGCATGTCGTGCAGCGGCTTTTGACGATTGATCCGCCGTATCCTTCCGATTTAGAACATTTATTGAAAAAGACGGAATGCCGCAGCCCGGCCACGGTCTACGAGACTAGTATGTATCTATCTCGAAATTATCCGCCCGGAGTTGCCATGATCGTCGCTTATGTCTCCCTTTTCGTCGTCGGCACTTTGGCGGCGGCCATGATTCATCGACGCCGTCCGCAGCCGGTACCCGTGCGCGCCCGCGCCAGAAGGTAACTGCGATGAACCTGCTCGTCTGGAATCTTCCGCGGCGCTGCGCCGCGCGCGAGGTGCGGCGTTTTCTCGAGCACGAACTCGGCGATCTGGTGAGCGACATCGAAGTGCACGGCGCGGGCACGGCTCAGGCCTATGCGATCGCGCGCCTCGCGACCGATGTTCCGTATATCGGCGAGGCGATTGCTCAGAAGCTCTGTCGTCAACGCCTTCTCGATGCTCCCTTGCGTGCGCGGGCTTCCGCGTCGGGCGACGCATCGACACGTCTGCATTAACGGTCGGCGCGCGAAACGTGTAGCGCGGCCGGAACGAACCTTGCTGGAAATCCGCTGACGAACGTCATGTAGCGGCGAAGCCGGTGCCTCGTGCGCACCGGCTTTTTTGTCGCTGGTCGGTGAAGAAAGCAAAGGGGAAGTCGATTTCGATGCAGCAGGCAGGAAAGAACACAGTGTCCTTCGGGACAAGGTTTTTCGCGGGCGTGGCTACAGGCGCGCTTTTTTCCATCGCGACGGTAGCTTATGGGCAGCAGGCGGCGTCGCCGGGCGCGGTCGCGCAAGGGCGCGTGACGGAGATGTCTGTCATGCCCGTCGCGCCCGCGCCACCTGCACCGCCGATGCCGTCCGGCGCCAGCATCCCGCATGGTGCGAGCGCGCCGGAGCGCGCGCTTCCCGCCATGCCCGTACCGATGCCCGCGCCCGCGCAGGCGGCCTCCGCGGCGTCTGCGGTCCCGCCAGCGAGTGAGGCATCCGGCGCATCGGCGGCGAGCGAGGCCAGCGCGGCAAGTGCCGCGAGCGCAGCAAGCGCGGCCTCCGAGGCGCAAGCGCCTGAAGTGCCTCTTCCGCCCGAACCACCCGAGCCGAATCTCGCCCAACGCACCGGCATGCAACCGGCGGCCGCATTCGCAATGCGCCAGACCTTCGCGAAGGAAGTCGACCGCAGACTCACGGTGCCGCCATCCGATCAGCAGGCGTACGGCCGCCTGCTGCAGCACACACTCGACGCCGACGGCCACGGCGATCTCGCCAACGAATTCGTCGTGCTCGTCGATCGCAGTGCGAACGTGCAGGCGATCTTCGTCTATTTTCGCGCGAAGCCGGGCGACGCCTGGTCGATGATCGGCGCCGCGCCCGTATCGACGGGTCGTCCCGGCAGTTACGACCACTTCGTGACGCCGCTCGGCGTGTTCCAGCACGTGCCGGGCAACATGGACTTCCGCGCGGAAGGCACGCTCAACGAGTTCAAGATTCGCGGCTACGGCGCGCGCGACATGCGCATTTACGATTTCGGCTGGACCGACGGCGAGCGCGGCTGGGGCCACGGCGGCAAATCGCCGATGCGCTTCCAGATGCACGCCACCGATCCCGAGAAACTGGAACCGCTGCTCGGCATGCGGCACTCGAAGGGCTGCGTGCGCATCCCGTCGACGCTCAATACGTTTTTCGATCACCACGGCATCCTCGACGCTCAATACGAGGCGCGCGCCGCCGAAGGCCAGTCGATGTGGGTCCTCAAGGCCACGCGCAAGACGACGCCGTGGGCGGGGCACTATCTCGTTGTCGTCGATACGGGAAGGCAGTCGCGGCCCGCGTGGTCGCCGGGGCCGGGACGGGCGGTACGCGCCCACATTCCGGCGGGCGCGGATAAGGTCGATTGAAGGTGGCTGAAGCCGTCCGCGAAGCGCTATTTCGAGCGGGCGAGCAACACGCCCGCGAGCGCCGCCGCGAAGCCCGCGAGTTGCACCGCGCTGAGCGTCTCGCCGAACGCGACGTAGCTTTCGAGCGCGGCGAGCGGCGGCGCGAGAAAGAGCAGGGCGGTCGCGCGCGATGCGGCGCCGCGCCGGACCATCCAGACGAGCAGCGTCGTCGCGACGCCCGAGAGCATGAGGATGCCCCAGGCGAGCGAAATCCACGTCGTCGTCGATGCAATGAAGCGATGTTCCCCCAGCGCAAACACAAGCACGAGCGCGACGACCGCAGCGCCCGCGTTCTGCACGGCGCTCGCGCTGCGGATATCGGCGCGTGCGAGCGAAGTCTTCTGATAGAGCGTGCCCGCCGTGATCGCGACCACCGACAGCACCGCGATCGTCACGACGAGCCACTGCGGCGCGTGTCCCGCACCCGTTTGTGCGGCATGCATTCCGCCGCCGATGATCTTCGGCGCGAGCACGAGCGCCACGCCGATCAGACCGAGCACGAGTCCGCCCCAGGCGCGCGGCGAAAGCTTTTCGCCGAACAGCCGGGCAGCGACGGCCGCGGTCAGAAGCGGCTGCAGCGCGCCGAGCAACGCCATGACGCCCGCGCCGAGCCCTTGCGCGACGGCCCAGTAGCCCGCGCCGAGATAGACGCCTTGCAGCAGCGCGCCGGCAAGCAGATGCCGGCCGATATCGCGTCCTCGCGGCCAGGGCGCGCGTGTGACGAGCGCGATTGCGACGAACAGCAGCGTCGTGCCGGCGAAGCGCGCGAGCAGATAGACGTTCGGATCGACATAAGGCGTGATCGCCCGCGCGACGATAAAGCCCGTCGACCAGAGAAACACGAAGACCGGCGCGGCGAGAAGCGAAATCATGAGAGGAAGGCGACGAAACGGAATGCCGAAGTATCGTCGCGTGCGGCGAATTCGTCTTGTCTAACCGTGCACTCGGGGCATCCGCGAGTGTGGCCGCGTCATTCGAGCGAGAACGTGTCGAGCGGCTGATTGGCGCGCGCGTCGCCTTCGAGGCGCCGCGAGAGTTGCGCGTGCAGGCGCCGGGCTTCGTCGAGCGTGAGATCGATCCAGTAGGGATCGCCTGCTGCGTCGTTCAGCCGGGCGGGCGGAAACTGAATCTCGATGACCACGCCTTTCTTGTACATCCGGATAACCTCGTTCGACGCCCTTCGCTACATCCGGGGCAAGCAGCGAGTCTAGCGGAGCGGCGCGCGTCGATTGCCAATGCAGCGGAAAGAATGCATTGCGCGATGCGGCTTGACGTGCGCCTTGACGGGTCGATCGAAGATCGGCCGCTTGCCAAAGTTCTGCCACATGAGGCCGCTAAACTCCACACGCTGCCTCGCCATCACTTCGCTCGCGATTCCCGGATGCTCGCAGAACAACGTCATCAATACATTCTCGCCGAGCTGGACAAACACGGTGCGCTCGCCGTGGCCGACCTCGTGCGCGCGCTGGCCGTGTCGCGCGAGACGGTGCGGCGCGATCTCAATGCGCTCGCCGGACGCGGCCTCGTCGCGACGACGCATGGCGGCGCATTGTCGATGGACCGGCGCGAGCCGCATGTCGATGTGCGCGAGGCCAACAACGCGGCGGCCAAGCAGGCGATCGGCGTGCGCGCGGCGGCGTTCGTGCCGGACGGGGCGTCGCTCGTCATCGATTCCGGCAGCACGACGCAGGCCGTGGCGCGGGCGCTGGCCGAACGTCATCGGCTGACGGTCTATACGAACGACTGGCGCATCGCGATGCTGCTCGCGCGGCGCAACGGCAATCGCGTGAGCCTGCTCGGCGGCGAGATTGCCGATCTGGAAGACGCGACCTTCGGGCTCGATACGATCCAGCAGATTTCGCAGTATCACGCGGATTTTGCGTTCGTCGGCGCGGGCGGCATCACCGACGATGCGCATCTCACCGATTACTCGCGCCTCGCCGCCGAAGTGCGCGGCCGCATGATCGCGGCTGCGGCGTGCGCGATCGTTGTCGCCGATTGCTCGAAGTTCGGGCGCACCACGCCCGTGCGGATTCGCGGCTTCGAGTCGGTGCGCTATCTCGTCTGCGACGCGCCGCCCGATCGGGCGATCCGGCGCGCCCTCGCGTCGCGCGGACCGGAAGTCGTCACGGCCTAGCCGTTTGGCGATGCGCATTTGGCGAATTGTGCAAACGGTTGGCGAAGCGTGGCGCCTTCACGTCGATGTCACAGATCTCTGCAATCCTTCGGGTCGAAGGTCGAGACCGACCTCCACCATTCCCGACAAGAGAGATCATCATCATGACCCGCGATTTCCGCTTCGCGCGCGCCGTGCTGCCGGCGTTCGCCGCCGCCGCGCTGTTTGCCGCGATGCCCGTGCATGCCGCCGACGCCGTCGTCCTGTACACCGCC
This portion of the Caballeronia insecticola genome encodes:
- a CDS encoding S10 family peptidase, whose product is MNSDPLAASDKTANAEEPALAAAKVPAKTAPKKTTSAKKDQPYFDPVAYGNGPDDAVAATEADENAAITHHSVTVGGAKIAYTATVGHLVTVDPSSSKPDAKMFYVAFTKDGAKEETRPLTFFYNGGPGSSSVFVLLGSFAPRRIKTAMPSFTPPAPYQMEDNPDSLIDRSDLIFINPVGTGYSAAIAPNKNRDFWGVDQDAGSIAQFIKRYLTKNNRWNSPKFLFGESYGTARSCVLAYKLHEDGIDLNGITLQSSILDYAQAGNPVGALPTAAADAWYHKKLGVHPTPTNLVNFAEEVAEFARTDYLNALRKFPQTDDEVVEKLSEYTGIGKATLLAWSLDIAAYDSRGNSLFLTTLLKSKGESLGAYDGRVTAISSGIAGKIDPNSGSNDPTMTAVSGVYTTMWNSYLNEQLKFTSTSSFTDLNDQAFLNWDFKHTDPTGAQKGIDSKGNIILYTAGDLAAVMALNVDLRVLSANGMYDFVTPFYQTIIDLQQMPLINSTVRQNLSATFYPSGHMVYLDGGSRTQLKADLAKMYDAATANHAAMSRIITLQKVTAEKTDAALSPAGGG
- the katE gene encoding catalase HPII, with amino-acid sequence MATKNQPAKQPAKQPASAAARTPSQSNSNPKVNSLESFRSDATNQALTTNQGVKIADNQNTLRAGERGPSLLEDFIMREKITHFDHERIPERIVHARGSAAHGVFKVYESQAGLTKAGFLQDPSKETPVYVRFSTVQGSRGSADTVRDVRGFAVKFYTEEGNFDLVGNNMPVFFIQDAIKFPDFVHAVKPEPHNEMPQGGSAHDTFWDFVSLVPESAHMVLWTMSDRAIPKSLRTMEGFGIHTFRFIDAQGQGRFVKFHWRPTIGSASLLWDEAQKLAGKDADFHRRDLWEAIDNGDYPEWELGVQIVEEADEHNFDFDLLDPTKIIPEELVPLKMIGKLTLNRNPDNFFAETEQVAFCPGHIVPGIDFTNDPLLQGRLFSYTDTQISRLGGPNFHEIPINRPLAPLHNGQRDAMHRQTINKGQASYEPNSIDGGWPKETAPAAAGGGFESYTERVEGSKIRVRSPSFKDHYSQATLFWNSMTEPEQDHIVGAYSFELSKVERKPIRERQLGILANIDETLATRVAENLGLSAPKKSADADELGKSSVTESPALSLVAKAVPSVKTRKVAILAAPGADAASIQAIKDALAAEGAHAKVIAPTLGSPAEGVEADATILAMPSIMFDGVIVAGGQQSAKTLSESGDARHFVLEAFKHLKALGAIGDGEDLLAAAHLPTGDEGVSVGSDAAQVMKSFIEAMSQHRVWSRAKKAESVPA
- a CDS encoding ATP-binding protein, whose protein sequence is MFDWSRHRGVLRCVFVLLACVLCAQAAGAKQRIVVGMAANLTPPLDMAYSQAAPRGISVDIANTLADKLDAEIQWRLYPDRAALTAALRRGDIDMATSATGADTGEALAYSRPYMPIKQVFIEPIAKRSPTHRLAYVDAQTSPARLRTAYPSMQPAAFSDLSGALLAVSLGDADAFVGDMTAAGYAITQYTLPNLTITGFASFDEDGYSFAFAPDRADKSALRQRIDDALAALPPSFALVEHARWNPAASPVTLKTSMQLTADETAWVRAHPVVHYSMLAQAAPVTFRDSRGQPAGAAVDLLDAIARVTGLRFEARVRDSSGQLIADLRSGASEMLPYSAGDTSPVAGAVPTVPTGEAIFAIVTAAGQPPLRNAAALDGKRVALSVDTMLRDLIRRYAPGVRFVDTPPLDGQFRAVAKGEADATVADLSFANYAVGNPYRDVLAMTGVLSTRPLPQGLLVATNQPVLAGIVNRAIAYLPPPELATIRSRWKLSEHPEVLWERRRPQVALGALLGGLLVLVLAGWALTLRVQIARRIAAEKAMRVAKEEAETANRAKSTFLATMSHEIRTPMNAVLGLLEMELRAPGERAATERALSTAHRAARDLLEMIDDLLDVAKIEAERLVLAPAPLEIDAWIAGVAAIYEPAARAKRLALIVKRQGESDPAWILADGQRLRQVLGNLLSNAIKFTDAGAVTLEYGVAAAHEGRRTLTFAVSDTGIGIAPEPQAALFTPFVQAHDGRARSFGGTGLGLTISKRLVTMMGGTVTLSSEPGRGTRFTVRIDFPEAEAVAPPVEAPRAAPESLAGLRVLVVDDHPANRIVLDGQIRHLGGEVHLAVDGKSALAVWRAGPHAFDVILTDCSMPEMSGEELTRAIRDDEAHGTSASSPVPIIGLTANAQPVAAMRAIASGMTTCLVKPLGLDALREALVAATEGRRVPPVSPEHVQPVASAAPAAPVAPAAPVTPVAPVAPAAPADPAPSADTFDRALLSNFGDRAGALVDTLKTANAQDSAAARAAFDDCDWALLRDKAHRMAGGAAVIGAVPFTRACRALQDDCDRALDEDRNGEDDPRIAASFAAFAAASATLDAALDTALAPRAA
- a CDS encoding L,D-transpeptidase — its product is MQQAGKNTVSFGTRFFAGVATGALFSIATVAYGQQAASPGAVAQGRVTEMSVMPVAPAPPAPPMPSGASIPHGASAPERALPAMPVPMPAPAQAASAASAVPPASEASGASAASEASAASAASAASAASEAQAPEVPLPPEPPEPNLAQRTGMQPAAAFAMRQTFAKEVDRRLTVPPSDQQAYGRLLQHTLDADGHGDLANEFVVLVDRSANVQAIFVYFRAKPGDAWSMIGAAPVSTGRPGSYDHFVTPLGVFQHVPGNMDFRAEGTLNEFKIRGYGARDMRIYDFGWTDGERGWGHGGKSPMRFQMHATDPEKLEPLLGMRHSKGCVRIPSTLNTFFDHHGILDAQYEARAAEGQSMWVLKATRKTTPWAGHYLVVVDTGRQSRPAWSPGPGRAVRAHIPAGADKVD
- a CDS encoding DMT family transporter, which produces MISLLAAPVFVFLWSTGFIVARAITPYVDPNVYLLARFAGTTLLFVAIALVTRAPWPRGRDIGRHLLAGALLQGVYLGAGYWAVAQGLGAGVMALLGALQPLLTAAVAARLFGEKLSPRAWGGLVLGLIGVALVLAPKIIGGGMHAAQTGAGHAPQWLVVTIAVLSVVAITAGTLYQKTSLARADIRSASAVQNAGAAVVALVLVFALGEHRFIASTTTWISLAWGILMLSGVATTLLVWMVRRGAASRATALLFLAPPLAALESYVAFGETLSAVQLAGFAAALAGVLLARSK
- a CDS encoding DeoR/GlpR family DNA-binding transcription regulator, with the translated sequence MLAEQRHQYILAELDKHGALAVADLVRALAVSRETVRRDLNALAGRGLVATTHGGALSMDRREPHVDVREANNAAAKQAIGVRAAAFVPDGASLVIDSGSTTQAVARALAERHRLTVYTNDWRIAMLLARRNGNRVSLLGGEIADLEDATFGLDTIQQISQYHADFAFVGAGGITDDAHLTDYSRLAAEVRGRMIAAAACAIVVADCSKFGRTTPVRIRGFESVRYLVCDAPPDRAIRRALASRGPEVVTA